One genomic region from Dehalobacter restrictus DSM 9455 encodes:
- a CDS encoding DUF4363 family protein has protein sequence MRSTLTIILGFVILIGSTLWVADRIDSTSGAVLDNLDQVELLIASDKWDEASLTIQQTYDHWTKLHDWWSIFLNHSILNNIEISYKRLSQYVKYKEKSHSMAELNTLTFLLQEVPKSETLKLNNIL, from the coding sequence ATGCGTTCGACGCTCACCATTATCCTGGGTTTCGTGATTCTAATCGGATCGACCTTATGGGTGGCCGACAGGATCGATTCTACTTCCGGCGCTGTTCTGGATAATCTGGATCAGGTCGAGCTTCTGATCGCCTCTGATAAATGGGACGAAGCCTCCCTAACGATACAGCAAACCTATGATCATTGGACCAAACTGCACGATTGGTGGTCCATTTTTCTTAATCACAGTATCCTGAACAATATAGAAATTTCCTACAAACGCCTTTCCCAATACGTTAAGTACAAAGAAAAAAGCCATTCCATGGCTGAATTGAATACTCTGACGTTCCTGCTACAGGAGGTCCCGAAATCAGAAACATTGAAATTAAATAACATTTTATAA